The Setaria italica strain Yugu1 chromosome VIII, Setaria_italica_v2.0, whole genome shotgun sequence genome includes the window ATCCAGAAGACTGGGACTATAGGCAGTTAGATAATCCACGCCATTTGTTGCACGGCATTGTTCATGACAATGGCTTCGGCCACCTTGTCCGGATAAATGGCAGAGAGGGTGGTTCCGGTGTTCTGACAGGGACTCAACTGATGGATTTCTGGGATCGGCTCTGCACATACCTCAGAGTCAGGTAAAGCCAACTTGCTTCAATGATTTCCTTTACACACACAGCATGATGTTGAGATTGTCTACTGTGCTCTGTTTTTTTGGCACGAGCAACACTGCAGCAGTAACAGAAATGTTATGGAATATAATAGACTGGACTTTGGTGCTTCACATGACCAGAACATAGATTAACTGTGACATGAAAAGCTTCTGCATTATTTTTCTTGTCTGTTGCTTTAAACCAGATGTAGCAGCATTCAGCTGaactgaacaaaaaaaaagtatatcaTTGACATAACATCTTGCTTGAAGATACGAACATTTGTAAAATGGTGTCCTGTAGATATTAACGCTGAAGTTGTGGACACAAGAAACCGATGTTCAGATCCAGTATATTTCAGCAATTCCACTGAATCTGTGAACCATGAAAACAGCTAATTTGCAACATGTTGCACATCTGACTAGAATTAGATATGAAGTATAAACCGTATTGCACATGTCATACAATGCTATCCCATATAAATTGTAAAGTCAGTTTCACCTGAGCTCAATTTAGTTTTTTAGTTAATTGCATTAAGGTCTCTAGTAAGTATGAACTGACATGTAAAAAAACTTAATTGCAGAAAGGTCTCGTTGATGGATGTCTCTAAGAAGTATGGAACTGACTACCGGATATTACATGCTGTCACCACTGGTCATTCTTGGTATGGCCAATGGGGATTCAAACTCAGCAAGGGAAGCTTTGGAATCACATCAAAAGAATACTTTGAAGCTATAGACAGCCTTTCCTCAACCCCATTATCGCACTTCTTCCCACATTCCCGATCTCCTCGAAACCAGCTACAAGATACCATTTCATTCTACCAATCCCTTTCAAAGCACCCTCTCACCACAATCCGTGAACTTTTCCACTATGTGCTGGGGCTTGCCACCAGCAACAAGATGCATATCCACTATGGGTCAATGCATAAAACAGAACAATCGCATACCAACATTCAAGACACATGGGATGATGAGGAAATAAAGAGAGCAACAGACATTGCTCTAAAAGTTCTTCGAGCTGTTGGTAGAACAAGGTGGGTGGCGATGCGAACCCTAAAGGCTGCTATATCCCATCCAATTGGTTCACCTCAGCTGGTGGATTACTGCCTCAAGACCCTTGCTGCAAGAACAGTTGATGGATTGACAGTTGCAGTGAGATGCAACGATGAGACAAACACACTAGAGTACAGGTGGGTGATTAAGATACTGGCATTGTTTTATTGTTTCAACATGAAAATTCTAAACTATTTGCAGGCTTACAGATGAAACTGTCTTGCTGCCCAATGTATCCATGCCAACCCGAGACCATCTTCGCCGTGACATAAAGTTTTTGCATGACGTTCTCCTCCACCCACATACAATGAATCCTTACAAGCCGGAAAAGGACTATGAGCATGCCAAGAGATCTGCCATGATCCTTTTGGATTGCAAGCAACTCACCAAGCATTATGACCTGGAACAGGAGTTCTTGCCTCAAAATCCATCCATGTTGCACATTTGGTGCCATGTAGAGCTGTTAGACCAGGTTGGTGATCTGCCTTCCATCCCACAGGAGCTCCTAACACTTCCGCAAACAGCAACTGTTGCTGATCTGAAGTTGGAGGCAACAAAGACATTCCGTGACATCTATCTGATGTTACAGACTTTTGTAGCCAACCAGCTTCTTGATTGTGGAACAGCAAGCGAGTCAACTCAACTCAAACTCTTATTTGGAGCAAATGGTAACGTTCGTGTCCAAGGCAAGTGTATTGGTGGTGAACGCAGGGTTGGAATTTATCGGATGGAGAGAGGCGTGGACAAATGGACAGTCAGTTGCTCTTGTGGAGCCACAGATGATGATGGTGAGAGGATGCTGTCTTGTGACTCTTGCCATGTGTGGCAGCACACTAGGTGTGCTGGTATTAGTGATTTTCATCAGGTGCCAAAGCGATATGTATGTAAATCATGTAAATTTCTCAACAAGCCTAAGAGGCCTAGGCCAGTTTATAGTAATGGCCCTAACAAAAGATGCAAGACTGGCACAGGTGCCTTTAGCCTTGTAGGTGGCGGATTTTTGAAGCCTCACATCTTTTGACATGTAAATGTCTGTAACAATTGAGTGAATACGAGACATGTCAAAGTTTCACTGGTGTTACATGGAAGTGCACTTATTTGACTGTATTAGTTTGTTTCTGAGCTTGCTCTATGGCTATTAAGTTTGTGGATCATGAGGGAACTTACCAGGATGTGGTGTAACCGTGGAACTGTGGAAGTCTTGCACGGCCAGCTTTGATCTCTTAGCACCTCTTTTCTCTTTGTTGCAACTGATACACCATCAAGATTAGCTCAGTTTACTGCAACTGATACGGCATCAAGATTAGC containing:
- the LOC101754044 gene encoding PHD finger protein At1g33420 isoform X1, which codes for MAVITARPPKRARVTAGPRPLDLRAFPGGGEGPPLPPRGAFRECVRAFLARCAVPADGAWRVGFRAGEEEGAAASALVGMEVVEEDVARAGAGRVYCEHCTVAGWSRHPVCGRRYHFIIRNVYDIQDYKTCKHCGLMAQLCETRCQSCNHGMSYDDPEDWDYRQLDNPRHLLHGIVHDNGFGHLVRINGREGGSGVLTGTQLMDFWDRLCTYLRVRKVSLMDVSKKYGTDYRILHAVTTGHSWYGQWGFKLSKGSFGITSKEYFEAIDSLSSTPLSHFFPHSRSPRNQLQDTISFYQSLSKHPLTTIRELFHYVLGLATSNKMHIHYGSMHKTEQSHTNIQDTWDDEEIKRATDIALKVLRAVGRTRWVAMRTLKAAISHPIGSPQLVDYCLKTLAARTVDGLTVAVRCNDETNTLEYRLTDETVLLPNVSMPTRDHLRRDIKFLHDVLLHPHTMNPYKPEKDYEHAKRSAMILLDCKQLTKHYDLEQEFLPQNPSMLHIWCHVELLDQVGDLPSIPQELLTLPQTATVADLKLEATKTFRDIYLMLQTFVANQLLDCGTASESTQLKLLFGANGNVRVQGKCIGGERRVGIYRMERGVDKWTVSCSCGATDDDGERMLSCDSCHVWQHTRCAGISDFHQVPKRYVCKSCKFLNKPKRPRPVYSNGPNKRCKTGTGAFSLVGGGFLKPHIF
- the LOC101754044 gene encoding PHD finger protein At1g33420 isoform X2, which gives rise to MAQLCETRCQSCNHGMSYDDPEDWDYRQLDNPRHLLHGIVHDNGFGHLVRINGREGGSGVLTGTQLMDFWDRLCTYLRVRKVSLMDVSKKYGTDYRILHAVTTGHSWYGQWGFKLSKGSFGITSKEYFEAIDSLSSTPLSHFFPHSRSPRNQLQDTISFYQSLSKHPLTTIRELFHYVLGLATSNKMHIHYGSMHKTEQSHTNIQDTWDDEEIKRATDIALKVLRAVGRTRWVAMRTLKAAISHPIGSPQLVDYCLKTLAARTVDGLTVAVRCNDETNTLEYRLTDETVLLPNVSMPTRDHLRRDIKFLHDVLLHPHTMNPYKPEKDYEHAKRSAMILLDCKQLTKHYDLEQEFLPQNPSMLHIWCHVELLDQVGDLPSIPQELLTLPQTATVADLKLEATKTFRDIYLMLQTFVANQLLDCGTASESTQLKLLFGANGNVRVQGKCIGGERRVGIYRMERGVDKWTVSCSCGATDDDGERMLSCDSCHVWQHTRCAGISDFHQVPKRYVCKSCKFLNKPKRPRPVYSNGPNKRCKTGTGAFSLVGGGFLKPHIF